A genomic window from Cotesia glomerata isolate CgM1 linkage group LG7, MPM_Cglom_v2.3, whole genome shotgun sequence includes:
- the LOC123268626 gene encoding GATA-type transcription factor sreA-like isoform X2 has translation MFNVPPKFYELCRLCLSSDGVKLPIFEDEGAQRNFPDKILACLSIAVKDGDSLPPIICHRCVYKLDVLHNFREVSRKSDVILKQYLDYAKQLSSPDNEDKSISTAKIADLSPLQSFLQLNKTLFSDESNSPASINQNVIPQTQTHHLELRANEMMKQDSNVKCEPEDDTYSNSSDPDRLEIEDREDHDTDAEENGYDMTVRKRGRVDSSNNESSSKRSSPNPSPVNRMDTPESNCSETHIDQETTKLCNRNLEITRSNGDKVNNGFTGEATNLLRSLINNRQIGITAVDTGRISPQVRFYRDTQGTTIERTDCSIRGNRPMQSLENKSASMDSNPSSPASVGRKETKGRRKQSYPSKAPTSPDVLSYHHESEEQAQDFTSWNKITDKIDEQRQSFDQQASNMTKKVDMSCTNCGTMTTTIWRRNMKGEMVCNACGLYYKLHGVNRPVTMRRDTIHTRRRRPKGEKPTRHRKKESAIPALQSEQMDAESADMLAALRRQIQPHLMMAALSPQNLSGAHPPASAAAAQLNYPLPLSTYMMHVSTPHMYSVDLVSRVTRDGTTGGGTKASDVINFAQHMKTEPRERSSTSDDADDGDEDNVSDVPLNLVATSLSEEAH, from the exons atgttcaATGTACCGCCCAAGTTCTACGAGCTGTGTCGTCTTTGTTTATCGTCGGACGGTGTCAAGTTGCCCATATTCGAGGATGAAGGCGCCCAGCGTAATTTTCCAGATAAAATTTTGGCGTGTTTGTCGATAGCG gtaAAAGATGGAGACTCACTACCACCAATCATATGTCACAGATGTGTTTACAAATTAGATGTTTTACACAATTTTCGTGAAGTATCACGAAAATCAGACGTTATACTCAAACAGTACCTGGATTATGCCAAGCAATTGTCATCACCTGACAATGAG gATAAGTCTATCTCCACTGCCAAAATAGCCGATTTGAGTCCTCTACAATcgtttttacaattaaataaaacgctATTTAGTGATGAGTCAAATTCACCCGCCAGCATTAATCAAAATGTGATACCTCAGACGCAAACGCACCATTTAGAATTGCGAGCTAATGAAATGATGAAGCAGGATAGTAATGTTAAATGTGAACCAGAAGACGACACATATTCAAATAGTTCTGATCCAGATAGACTGGAAATTGAAGACCGCGAAGATCATGATACAGACGCTGAGGAAAATGGCTATGACATGACTGTGAGAAAACGAGGGAGAGTGGATAGCAGTAATAATGAAAGTAGTTCCAAACGCAGTTCACCAAATCCAAGTCCGGTTAACAGGATGGATACACCCGAGAGTAATTGTTCGGAAACACACATCGATCAGGAAACAACAAAATTATG CAATCGAAATTTAGAGATAACACGAAGTAATGGTGACAAAGTCAATAATGGTTTCACTGGTGAAGCTACAAATTTACTACGTTCTCTTATCAACAATCGACAGATTGGTATCACCGCCGTAGATACAGGTAGAATATCGCCACAAGTAAGGTTTTACCGAGATACCCAAGGGACGACAATTGAACGAACAGATTGTTCAATTCGTGGAAACCGTCCTATGCAGTCTCTCGAAAATAAA agTGCATCTATGGATAGTAATCCGTCCAGTCCGGCGAGTGTCGGGCGTAAAGAAACAAAGGGCAGAAGGAAACAAAGTTACCCAAGTAAAGCACCGACCAGTCCTGATGTTTTAAGTTATCATCATGAATCCGAAGAACAAGCGCAGGATTTTACCTCATGGAATAAGATAACTGATAAG atcGATGAACAACGTCAGTCGTTTGATCAACAAGCCAGTaatatgacaaaaaaagtcGACATGTCGTGTACAAATTGTGGTACCATGACGACGACTATTTGGCGGCGTAATATGAAGGGTGAAATGGTTTGCAATGCCTGTGGACTTTATTACAAACTTCACGGTGTAAACAGACCGGTAACCATGCGAAGGGACACAATACATACTCGTAGACGCAGACCTAAAGGCGAAAAACCTACGAGGCATCGAA aaaAAGAATCAGCCATACCTGCTTTACAATCAGAACAAATGGACGCCGAGAGTGCTGACATGCTGGCAGCTTTACGCCGGCAAATTCAGCCGCATTTGATGATGGCTGCATTGTCACCGCaaaatttgtcgggtgccCATCCACCAGCGTCTGCAGCAGCAGCTCAACTTAATTACCCTCTACCACTATCAACTTACATGATGCACGTGAGTACGCCGCACATGTATTCAGTAGATCTAGTTAGTCGCGTGACACGTGATGGTACTACCGGTGGTGGTACAAAAGCAAGTGACGTCATAAACTTTGCACAGCATATGAAAACTGAGCCGAGAGAACGTAGTAGTACGTCGGATGACGCTGACGACGGTGATGAAGATAATGTTTCCGATGTACCATTGAACCTGGTAGCAACTTCACTATCGGAAGAGGCACACTGA
- the LOC123268626 gene encoding GATA-type transcription factor sreA-like isoform X1 — MFNVPPKFYELCRLCLSSDGVKLPIFEDEGAQRNFPDKILACLSIAVKDGDSLPPIICHRCVYKLDVLHNFREVSRKSDVILKQYLDYAKQLSSPDNEDKSISTAKIADLSPLQSFLQLNKTLFSDESNSPASINQNVIPQTQTHHLELRANEMMKQDSNVKCEPEDDTYSNSSDPDRLEIEDREDHDTDAEENGYDMTVRKRGRVDSSNNESSSKRSSPNPSPVNRMDTPESNCSETHIDQETTKLWQALANNRNLEITRSNGDKVNNGFTGEATNLLRSLINNRQIGITAVDTGRISPQVRFYRDTQGTTIERTDCSIRGNRPMQSLENKSASMDSNPSSPASVGRKETKGRRKQSYPSKAPTSPDVLSYHHESEEQAQDFTSWNKITDKIDEQRQSFDQQASNMTKKVDMSCTNCGTMTTTIWRRNMKGEMVCNACGLYYKLHGVNRPVTMRRDTIHTRRRRPKGEKPTRHRKKESAIPALQSEQMDAESADMLAALRRQIQPHLMMAALSPQNLSGAHPPASAAAAQLNYPLPLSTYMMHVSTPHMYSVDLVSRVTRDGTTGGGTKASDVINFAQHMKTEPRERSSTSDDADDGDEDNVSDVPLNLVATSLSEEAH, encoded by the exons atgttcaATGTACCGCCCAAGTTCTACGAGCTGTGTCGTCTTTGTTTATCGTCGGACGGTGTCAAGTTGCCCATATTCGAGGATGAAGGCGCCCAGCGTAATTTTCCAGATAAAATTTTGGCGTGTTTGTCGATAGCG gtaAAAGATGGAGACTCACTACCACCAATCATATGTCACAGATGTGTTTACAAATTAGATGTTTTACACAATTTTCGTGAAGTATCACGAAAATCAGACGTTATACTCAAACAGTACCTGGATTATGCCAAGCAATTGTCATCACCTGACAATGAG gATAAGTCTATCTCCACTGCCAAAATAGCCGATTTGAGTCCTCTACAATcgtttttacaattaaataaaacgctATTTAGTGATGAGTCAAATTCACCCGCCAGCATTAATCAAAATGTGATACCTCAGACGCAAACGCACCATTTAGAATTGCGAGCTAATGAAATGATGAAGCAGGATAGTAATGTTAAATGTGAACCAGAAGACGACACATATTCAAATAGTTCTGATCCAGATAGACTGGAAATTGAAGACCGCGAAGATCATGATACAGACGCTGAGGAAAATGGCTATGACATGACTGTGAGAAAACGAGGGAGAGTGGATAGCAGTAATAATGAAAGTAGTTCCAAACGCAGTTCACCAAATCCAAGTCCGGTTAACAGGATGGATACACCCGAGAGTAATTGTTCGGAAACACACATCGATCAGGAAACAACAAAATTATGGCAAGCATTAGCAAA CAATCGAAATTTAGAGATAACACGAAGTAATGGTGACAAAGTCAATAATGGTTTCACTGGTGAAGCTACAAATTTACTACGTTCTCTTATCAACAATCGACAGATTGGTATCACCGCCGTAGATACAGGTAGAATATCGCCACAAGTAAGGTTTTACCGAGATACCCAAGGGACGACAATTGAACGAACAGATTGTTCAATTCGTGGAAACCGTCCTATGCAGTCTCTCGAAAATAAA agTGCATCTATGGATAGTAATCCGTCCAGTCCGGCGAGTGTCGGGCGTAAAGAAACAAAGGGCAGAAGGAAACAAAGTTACCCAAGTAAAGCACCGACCAGTCCTGATGTTTTAAGTTATCATCATGAATCCGAAGAACAAGCGCAGGATTTTACCTCATGGAATAAGATAACTGATAAG atcGATGAACAACGTCAGTCGTTTGATCAACAAGCCAGTaatatgacaaaaaaagtcGACATGTCGTGTACAAATTGTGGTACCATGACGACGACTATTTGGCGGCGTAATATGAAGGGTGAAATGGTTTGCAATGCCTGTGGACTTTATTACAAACTTCACGGTGTAAACAGACCGGTAACCATGCGAAGGGACACAATACATACTCGTAGACGCAGACCTAAAGGCGAAAAACCTACGAGGCATCGAA aaaAAGAATCAGCCATACCTGCTTTACAATCAGAACAAATGGACGCCGAGAGTGCTGACATGCTGGCAGCTTTACGCCGGCAAATTCAGCCGCATTTGATGATGGCTGCATTGTCACCGCaaaatttgtcgggtgccCATCCACCAGCGTCTGCAGCAGCAGCTCAACTTAATTACCCTCTACCACTATCAACTTACATGATGCACGTGAGTACGCCGCACATGTATTCAGTAGATCTAGTTAGTCGCGTGACACGTGATGGTACTACCGGTGGTGGTACAAAAGCAAGTGACGTCATAAACTTTGCACAGCATATGAAAACTGAGCCGAGAGAACGTAGTAGTACGTCGGATGACGCTGACGACGGTGATGAAGATAATGTTTCCGATGTACCATTGAACCTGGTAGCAACTTCACTATCGGAAGAGGCACACTGA
- the LOC123268626 gene encoding GATA-type transcription factor sreA-like isoform X3: MFNVPPKFYELCRLCLSSDGVKLPIFEDEGAQRNFPDKILACLSIAVKDGDSLPPIICHRCVYKLDVLHNFREVSRKSDVILKQYLDYAKQLSSPDNEDKSISTAKIADLSPLQSFLQLNKTLFSDESNSPASINQNVIPQTQTHHLELRANEMMKQDSNVKCEPEDDTYSNSSDPDRLEIEDREDHDTDAEENGYDMTVRKRGRVDSSNNESSSKRSSPNPSPVNRMDTPESNCSETHIDQETTKLWQALANNRNLEITRSNGDKVNNGFTGEATNLLRSLINNRQIGITAVDTGRISPQVRFYRDTQGTTIERTDCSIRGNRPMQSLENKSASMDSNPSSPASVGRKETKGRRKQSYPSKAPTSPDVLSYHHESEEQAQDFTSWNKITDKIDEQRQSFDQQASNMTKKVDMSCTNCGTMTTTIWRRNMKGEMVCNACGLYYKLHGVNRPVTMRRDTIHTRRRRPKGEKPTRHRKKESAIPALQSEQMDAESADMLAALRRQIQPHLMMAALSPQNLSGAHPPASAAAAQLNYPLPLSTYMMHHMKTEPRERSSTSDDADDGDEDNVSDVPLNLVATSLSEEAH, encoded by the exons atgttcaATGTACCGCCCAAGTTCTACGAGCTGTGTCGTCTTTGTTTATCGTCGGACGGTGTCAAGTTGCCCATATTCGAGGATGAAGGCGCCCAGCGTAATTTTCCAGATAAAATTTTGGCGTGTTTGTCGATAGCG gtaAAAGATGGAGACTCACTACCACCAATCATATGTCACAGATGTGTTTACAAATTAGATGTTTTACACAATTTTCGTGAAGTATCACGAAAATCAGACGTTATACTCAAACAGTACCTGGATTATGCCAAGCAATTGTCATCACCTGACAATGAG gATAAGTCTATCTCCACTGCCAAAATAGCCGATTTGAGTCCTCTACAATcgtttttacaattaaataaaacgctATTTAGTGATGAGTCAAATTCACCCGCCAGCATTAATCAAAATGTGATACCTCAGACGCAAACGCACCATTTAGAATTGCGAGCTAATGAAATGATGAAGCAGGATAGTAATGTTAAATGTGAACCAGAAGACGACACATATTCAAATAGTTCTGATCCAGATAGACTGGAAATTGAAGACCGCGAAGATCATGATACAGACGCTGAGGAAAATGGCTATGACATGACTGTGAGAAAACGAGGGAGAGTGGATAGCAGTAATAATGAAAGTAGTTCCAAACGCAGTTCACCAAATCCAAGTCCGGTTAACAGGATGGATACACCCGAGAGTAATTGTTCGGAAACACACATCGATCAGGAAACAACAAAATTATGGCAAGCATTAGCAAA CAATCGAAATTTAGAGATAACACGAAGTAATGGTGACAAAGTCAATAATGGTTTCACTGGTGAAGCTACAAATTTACTACGTTCTCTTATCAACAATCGACAGATTGGTATCACCGCCGTAGATACAGGTAGAATATCGCCACAAGTAAGGTTTTACCGAGATACCCAAGGGACGACAATTGAACGAACAGATTGTTCAATTCGTGGAAACCGTCCTATGCAGTCTCTCGAAAATAAA agTGCATCTATGGATAGTAATCCGTCCAGTCCGGCGAGTGTCGGGCGTAAAGAAACAAAGGGCAGAAGGAAACAAAGTTACCCAAGTAAAGCACCGACCAGTCCTGATGTTTTAAGTTATCATCATGAATCCGAAGAACAAGCGCAGGATTTTACCTCATGGAATAAGATAACTGATAAG atcGATGAACAACGTCAGTCGTTTGATCAACAAGCCAGTaatatgacaaaaaaagtcGACATGTCGTGTACAAATTGTGGTACCATGACGACGACTATTTGGCGGCGTAATATGAAGGGTGAAATGGTTTGCAATGCCTGTGGACTTTATTACAAACTTCACGGTGTAAACAGACCGGTAACCATGCGAAGGGACACAATACATACTCGTAGACGCAGACCTAAAGGCGAAAAACCTACGAGGCATCGAA aaaAAGAATCAGCCATACCTGCTTTACAATCAGAACAAATGGACGCCGAGAGTGCTGACATGCTGGCAGCTTTACGCCGGCAAATTCAGCCGCATTTGATGATGGCTGCATTGTCACCGCaaaatttgtcgggtgccCATCCACCAGCGTCTGCAGCAGCAGCTCAACTTAATTACCCTCTACCACTATCAACTTACATGATGCAC CATATGAAAACTGAGCCGAGAGAACGTAGTAGTACGTCGGATGACGCTGACGACGGTGATGAAGATAATGTTTCCGATGTACCATTGAACCTGGTAGCAACTTCACTATCGGAAGAGGCACACTGA
- the LOC123268842 gene encoding thioredoxin domain-containing protein 11: MIAETKSEESTKNVDETIPVTQEDTRTNNSGSYDVANDMPQKVTSPLIEEKIASKMFSCSRETVCLFLVLMGLTFAALHNAPPKISKSPPARPFFNESSIVIDFYKGQLNAMIEKASDSDVCFIMYYAPWDAESQTVRQEFERVAHYYHSQVFFAAINCWHPGSECRQQYNKIQSYPVLFLYPLRGSGIQYRGINEAPYIMRFLDAFLNPIHRISRQEELMDLLLSHESVMVGFFEFKGLTVSPGYKEFYKTAIRALEKDPNRDTAFAVVTDPQTAFKNFYIEYTPAIVLYLWNESLIYPQDKLWTLNNILRWKDEYQHGVSTWLQPPGVKSKMLSPYFKDNPVLVLFTPRNLLQSSNYHKDLIREVALEYNNCDDSFQTNRLLEHLRKKRKHAKDKHRLKIDQCSQLLAESKLQPTIPPISISIQQWINESCCAQIFMNKCLLCTDDSSDGKVCYVDSQRSKICERKDILKIITKKESTEEENLCCNNYARTTEIPDEMNKIKGEYKTSMIILENDPRSAIAVRRHAIEYDCIKFLAGDKYHYAIFPDESDQKSDVKLTESVCNVNRTLAFIVVDSLQYFHLGEGLGIDVLKMRDKTAAVILDTLHESQYLMQHTLSKNNLIKFINNYTTGSLQRTLRVDSSKRYAEDFKKKSKCKNKASTICVEELDTDTFLPTVLDETKDVVVMFHSPYCAFCSAIYYVYLTVAHLLSNVDQIIFVRIDGDNNDLPWEYTMNRFPSILFFPAKRKEDSTIFSSNLPITVPNLLSFVLANLERDTHIEALLNICHVGAGESPEKCVSRIRRYCLDTIQNYLHTYRILLRQYQSNDNKNNNSSSSSNQDILYKTEVGKKRREILFKLEHVRDVHLLLSSIQDLKNEEDKYKVLLKKFRTYRNDLLSMERRSKKSNKRKNDDDVVKKGDREERIVKDEL, encoded by the exons ATGATTGCTGAGACGAAAAGTGAAGAGTCGACGAAAAATGTTGATGAAACGATTCCGGTCACACAAGAAGACACGAGAACTAATAATTCAGGAAGTTACGACGTGGCAAATGATATGCCGCAGAAGGTTACTAGTCCGTTGATAGAAGAGAAAATCGCCAGTAAAATGTTTTCATGCTCACGTGAAACTGTATGTTTGTTTCTTGTTTTAATGGGTCTCACTTTTGCTGCACTCCATAATGc accaccgaaaatttcaaaatcaccACCTGCTAGACCATTCTTCAATGAAAGTTCTATAGTGATTGATTTCTATAAGGGGCAATTGAATGCTATGATTGAAAAAGCCTCTGACTCGGATGTCtgttttattatgtattatgCACCATGGGATGCTGAATCTCAGACTGTAAGACAAGAGTTTGAACGTGTTGCACACTATTATCATTCACAAGTGTTTTTCGCTGCCATTAATTGCTGGCATCCTGGGTCAGAGTGTAGACAGCagtataataaaatacaaagttATCCAGTGTTATTTCTTTATCCTCTTCGAGGGTCTGGAATCCAATACCGAGGGATCAATGAAGCTCCGTATATCATGCGGTTTCTTGATGCTTTTTTAAATCCTATTCATAGGATATCGCGACAAGAAGAGCTGATGGATCTTCTTCTCAGCCACGAg TCAGTTATGGTTGGATTCTTCGAATTCAAAGGACTTACTGTGAGTCCTGGTTACAAAGAGTTTTATAAAACGGCCATTCGTGCTTTGGAAAAAGATCCTAACAGAGATACAGCGTTTGCTGTGGTTACAGATCCTCAGACagcttttaaaaacttttatattgaATATACACCTGCaatagttttgtatttatggaaTGAATCACTT atTTATCCTCAAGACAAATTATGgacattaaataatattcttcGTTGGAAAGATGAATACCAACACGGTGTTTCTACTTGGCTTCAGCCACCTGGAGTTaaatcaaaaatgctttcaccttattttaaagataatcCAGTGCTTGTTCTTTTTACTCCACGGAACCTATTACAATCTTCCAATTATCACAAAGActtg ATAAGAGAAGTAGCGTTGGAATATAATAACTGTGACGATTCATTTCAAACCAATCGATTACTCGAGCATTTACGTAAAAAACGCAAACACGCCAAAGATAAACACCGTTTAAAAATCGATCAATGCTCTCAATTATTAGCTGAATCCAAGCTACAACCAACTATCCCGCCAATTAGTATTTCCATTCAACAGTGGATCAATGAAAGCTGTTGCGCCCAGATCTTTATGAATAAATGTTTGTTGTGTACAGACGATTCTTCTGATGGTAAAGTTTGTTATGTCGACAGTCAGCGATCTAAGATATGTGAAAGAAAAGAtatattaaagattattactaaaaaagaGAGTACGGAAGAAGAAAATTTGTGCTGTAATAATTACGCTCGTACGACTGAAATTCCTgatgaaatgaataaaataaa gGGTGAATATAAAACTTCCATGATTATTCTGGAAAATGATCCACGATCAGCGATTGCAGTACGAAGGCACGCTATTGAATATGATTGCATTAAATTCCTCGCTGGTGATAAATATCATTACGCAATATTTCCAGATGAATCAGATCAAAAGTCTGATGTTAAATTAACTGAATCAGTGTGCAATGTAAATAGGACACTTGCATTTATAGTTGTAGATAGTTTACAATACTTTCATCTTGGTGAGGGACTTGGGATTGatgttttaaaaatgagaGACAAGACTGCTGCTGTTATTTTAGATACATTg caCGAGAGCCAGTACCTGATGCAACAtactttaagtaaaaataatctaattaaatttataaataattatacgaCTGGATCATTACAACGAACGTTGAGAGTAGATAGTTCAAAACGTTACGCAgaagactttaaaaaaaagtctaaGTGTAAAAATAAAGCATCAACGATCTGTGTTGAAGAATTAGACACTGATACATTTTTACCGACTGTATTAGATGAAACAAAAGACGTCGTAGTGATGTTTCACTCGCCTTATTGTGCATTTTGCAGTGcaatatattatgtatatttaaCAGTAGCCCATTTATTATCAAATgtggaccaaattattttcgtGCGCATCGACGGCGACAATAATGATCTTCCGTGGGAATACACAATGAATCGTTTTccgtcaatattattttttccagcTAAAAGAAAAGAAGACAGTACaatattttcatcaaatcttCCAATAACAGTTCCTAATTTATTGTCATTTGTGTTAGCTAATTTGGAACGTGATACACATATCGAAGCTTTATTGAATATATGTCATGTTGGCGCCGGTGAGTCTCCAGAAAAATGTGTTTCAAGGATTCGTCGTTATTGCCTTGACACTATCCAAAATTATCTTCATACTTATCGTATACTTTTACGACAATACCAGAGCAACGAcaacaaaaacaataacagCAGCAGTAGCAGCAATCAAGACATTTTATATAAAACGGAAGTGGGTAAAAAACGACgtgaaatactttttaaattagaacacGTCAGAGATGTACATCTTTTACTGAGTAGCATCCaggatttaaaaaatgaagaggACAAATATAAAGTTCTGTTGAAAAAATTCCGTACTTATCGTAATGATTTATTGTCAATGGAAAGACGATCAAAAAAATCTAACAAACGTAAGAATGACGATGATGTTGTAAAAAAGGGAGATAGAGAGGAGAGAATAGTCAAGGACGAGTTGTga
- the LOC123268243 gene encoding phosphatidylinositol N-acetylglucosaminyltransferase subunit Q, with amino-acid sequence MKSLLVFIPNNFSYEKSGYISGKVLYDHDSDSKKFYVISICTNDSQESNSELIGYYSAEENTSRRLRINDWIEITLKPGSTNDALYYSVKNVIVDTKTVEKFSYHTVIINYDQKALIKSELFRTQNLPGNHFLDLKDILEKKIREDKVKKVNYLVNCKETLLIYLSWMFLYPVLFLSKITNKLLPILKYSTLGLHLNGWLENTKWILMTIIQDKKFSLKTLNPIVAITLDIFLGVFLIRFILQNIDDRPSHVLLNNAEKVVDTLKNLVHWLMGAPAGLKLNYSFNKMLGKFFLYHIQFWWTFLVSIKPVMDFFFEVLMLFGRLGITFQIAIAADILALVSFHAYCIYVYAARLFNIQIRGLTALFRLFLGKKKNPLRERVDSCQYQADQLFVGTLLFTILLFLMPTTWVYYTVFTTLRIIIIGFGGFLTKLKFYFQVLPIYTLLCWLFNSRCVHSSVKISLKSIHEDRSSTLMMTTVRSSWSDTWVHSIPDTVNHNPPIEWKMIVRNVFWGELLYPL; translated from the exons ATGAAATCGTTGTTAGTATTCATcccaaataatttttcatatgaaAAAAGTGGTTACATTAGTGGAAAAGTACTCTATGACCATGACAGcgacagtaaaaaattttatgtaataagTATCTGCACGAATGATTCACAAGAATCAAACTCCGAATTAATCGGATATTATTCTGCTGAAGAAAATACTTCACGTCGACTGCGAATAAACGACTGGATAGAAATTACTCTAAAACCGGGTAGTACGAATGACGCTTTGTACTATAGTGTTAAAAATGTGATAGTAGATACTAAGACAGTTGAAAAGTTCAGCTATCatacagtaataataaattatgatcAAAAAGCTTTGATAAAATCTGAATTATTCAGGACACAGAATTTACCTGGCAATCATTTTTTGGACTTGAAAGacattttagaaaaaaaaataagagagGATAAAGTCaagaaagtaaattatttGGTGAACTGTAAGGAGACATTACTCATTTACTTAAGTTGGATGTTTTTGTATCCAGTGCTGTTTTTGTCCaaaataacaaacaaattgTTGCCAATTTTGAAATACTCAACGCTTGGATTACATCTTAATGGATGGCTGGAGAATACAAAATGGATTTTAATGACAATcattcaagacaaaaaattttctttgaagACATTAAATCCTATTGTCGCAATAacattagatatttttttaggggtatttttaattagatttataTTACAAAATATCGATGACAGACCTTCGCATGTTTTACTCAATAATGCTGAG AAAGTCGTTGATACTCTGAAAAACTTAGTTCACTGGTTAATGGGAGCTCCAGCCGGTCTCAAATTAAATTACTCATTCAACAAAATGCTCggaaaatttttcctttatCACATTCAGTTTTGGTGGACATTTTTAGTTTCCATAAAACCAGtaatggattttttctttgaagTTCTTATGTTATTTGGAAGACTTGGTATTacttttcaaatagccatcgCCGCTGATATTTTAGCTCTCGTTAGTTTTCATGCTTACTGCATCTACGTTTACGCTGCGAG actCTTTAATATACAAATTCGAGGCTTAACAGCATTATTTCGACTTTTTCTtggcaagaaaaaaaatccacTGAGAGAAAGAGTCGATTCATGTCAGTACCAAGCTGATCAACTTTTTGTTGGTACACTTCtctttactattttactatttctCATGCCAACTACTTGGGTTTACTACACCGTATTTACaaca ttacgTATAATTATCATTGGTTTCGGTGGATTtctgacaaaattaaaattttattttcaagtaCTTCCTATTTATACACTTCTATGTTGGCTGTTTAATTCGCGATGCGTTCATA GTTCagtaaaaatatcattaaagtCAATCCACGAAGATAGATCATCAACACTGATGATGACAACTGTCCGTTCATCTTGGTCAGATACTTGGGTCCATAGCATTCCTGATACAGTAAATCACAATCCACCAATCGAATGGAAAATGATTGTTAGAAATGTTTTCTGGGGAGAATTGCTTTACCCattgtaa
- the LOC123268245 gene encoding uncharacterized protein LOC123268245 isoform X2: MLINRLSALTYQLTRRSLLQRVISRSSTQSTQIKNKKRDDGDDDDDDDKSKPIPYSTSPAAEWLAQFSQQGGRRDEPWYQPYIVLIENWAITFLTSKKLILEGNFPQKLLIKKFNNLDYCLIK; encoded by the exons atgttaataAATCGATTGAGTGCTCTGACCTATCAGTTAACTAGGAGGTCCTTGTTACAAAg GGTAATTTCTAGAAGTAGTACTCAGTCaacacaaattaaaaataagaagcgCGACGATggcgatgatgatgatgatgatgataaatcCAAGCCGATTCCATATTCAACATCACCTGCAGCGGAATGGCTGGCTCAATTTAGTCAACAAGGTGGCAGAAGAGATGAACCTTGGTATCAACCATACATTGTTCTT ATAGAGAACTGGGCGATCACTTTCCTGACCTCAAAGAAGCTGATATTAGAAGGAAACTTCCCCcagaaattgttaataaaaaaatttaataatctagattattgtcttattaaataa
- the LOC123268245 gene encoding uncharacterized protein LOC123268245 isoform X1 has protein sequence MLINRLSALTYQLTRRSLLQRVISRSSTQSTQIKNKKRDDGDDDDDDDKSKPIPYSTSPAAEWLAQFSQQGGRRDEPWYQPYIVLVSSFTFFVYFVYLREANDYDELLDRELGDHFPDLKEADIRRKLPPEIVNKKI, from the exons atgttaataAATCGATTGAGTGCTCTGACCTATCAGTTAACTAGGAGGTCCTTGTTACAAAg GGTAATTTCTAGAAGTAGTACTCAGTCaacacaaattaaaaataagaagcgCGACGATggcgatgatgatgatgatgatgataaatcCAAGCCGATTCCATATTCAACATCACCTGCAGCGGAATGGCTGGCTCAATTTAGTCAACAAGGTGGCAGAAGAGATGAACCTTGGTATCAACCATACATTGTTCTTGTTAGttcttttacattttttgtttactttgTCTATCTGAGAGAAGCTAATGATTATGACGAACTATTAGATAGAGAACTGGGCGATCACTTTCCTGACCTCAAAGAAGCTGATATTAGAAGGAAACTTCCCCcagaaattgttaataaaaaaatttaa